The DNA sequence CACAAAGCGCGTGTGCAGGACAGCGGCCAATAGTGTCATTTAGCCTCTATTTTGGCCGAAGCCCATATCCAGCAGGCGACATTGCGCATACGGCGCGGATTGTTCAGGGGTAACCCAGCACTTCCCGAATCTGCCGCAGGTGGCGGATGATCCACTGCTTGTCGATCGCCCCCCAGTCATGAATACGGTAGTGCCCGGCGTGATTGCGCGCGCCTGCCTGCTGCTCGAACTCGCAGACAATATCCAGGTCGGCCAGCGCGGCGATGGTGTCCTGGGCGGTACGCCGTGGCATGCCGGTGGCCTCCATCAGGGCGGGCACGCTGGTCGCGGTCTGGCTGTCGATCAGCCAGGCCACGTACAGACGGCGGTAGAAGCTGCTCTTGGTCTTGCTCACTTCCATGCTGCATGGTCCTTAACAGTTGCCCGGCAGCTCCCGATAGGTCAGGTAGACGCGCAGGTCGAATTCCAGTTGGTGGTAGTCCGGCTCCATGTGCTGGCAGAGCTGGTAGAACGCCTTGTTGTGATCACGCTCGCGCAGGTGTGCCAGTTCGTGCACCACGATCATGCGCAAGAACTGCGGCGCTGCCTCCTTGAACAGCAAGGCAATGCGGATTTCCTTCTTCGCCTTGAGCTTGCCGCCCTGCACCCTGGACACCGCCGTGTTCAGGCCCAGGGCCCGGTGGGTCAGGTCGAGGCGATTGTCGAACAGCACCTTGTCCAGGTTCGGCGCGCTGCGCAGGTATTGCTGGCGCAGGTCCTGGGCATAGCCGTACAGCGCCTTGTCGCTTTGTACATCATGGCGGTCAGGGTAGCGGCGCTGCAGATACTCGCCCAGGCGGTCGCTGTCGATCATCTGCCGCACCTGCTGCTGCAGGTGCGGGGGGTAGGCTTGCAGGTAACGTAATACAGTCATGGCGCGGCTTTCGGTATGGCGAATGCCGATTCTAGCCAATCAAGGCTGGGGCCAGGAGAAAATCGCCGGGAAACTGCTGGCATCCGCTGCCGTCATCGGGTAAGCCACCAGGAAACCCTGCACGTACTGACAACCATTGGCCTTCAGCCAGGCCGCCTGAACCGGGGTTTCCACGCCTTCGGCGATCACCGTGATGCGGTAGTCGGCGCACAGGCTGATAACGCTGCGCACCAGCGCGGCATCCACCGCCGAGTCGGGCAGGCGCGCCACCAGGTGGCGGTCGAGTTTGAGCGTATCGATCGGCAGGTCGCGCAACATGCGCAACGAACAGTCGCCAGCACCAAAATCGTCCAGCGCTACCCGGACACCCAGTTCGCGCAAACGGTGGATCTGTTTCACCGCCGCATCGATGTTGTACATCAACGAAGTTTCCGCCACTTCCACTTCCAGCTGCGTCGGGTCCAGCTGGTACAGCTGGATTACCCGCTGCAATTCCTCGACCAGGCCCGGCATGACGAATTGCGCACGGCTCAGGCTGATTCCCAGCACCAGGTCTGCGGCAAAGCGCTGGCACCAGGCCTGGCGCTGGGCCGCACCCTGACGGTAGATCCAGCTGGCCAGGCGGTTGATCAGGCGCGCTTCCTCCAGCAGCGGAATGAACAACCCCGGCGGCACATCGCCAACACTGGGGTGCTGCCAGCGCAGCAACGCCTCGAAACCACGCAGGTGACCGTCAGCGAAGGCGACCTGCGGCTGGTACACCAGGGTGAAGTCCTGCTGCTCGATAGCCGCGCGCACGCTGTCTTCCAGCATCAGTCGTGACCGCGCCCGGCCATTGAGTTCCTGGTCGTAGAAGCGGTACTGCTGGCGCCCCGCCTGCTTGGCCGCATACATCGCCGCATCGGCAGCACGCAACAGGCCTTCGACGTTGGCGCCGCAGTCCGGGTAGGTGGCGATACCGATGCTGACCCCAAGGCACACATCGAAGCCGTCCACCTCGTGGCTGATGGACACGCGTTCGAGCAGCCGCTCGGCATACCGCCCGGCCTGCTCCGGATAGGGCAGGCCGTCGAACAGCGCGGTGAATTCATCGCCGCCCATGCGCGCGAGCAGCGCCTCGCTGCCCAGGCAGTCCTTGAGCTGCTCGGCGACCCAGCGCAACACCCGGTCACCGGCGTCGTGGCCAAGCGAGTCGTTGATGCGCTTGAAGCCGTCCAGGTCCATGTACATCAATGCCTGCGACTTGTCCGAGCGCTCGTTGCGCAACAGCGCGCCTTCGGCGGCCTGGTAGAAACCGCGGCGGTTGAGCAGGCCGGTAAGCGGGTCGGTCACGGCCTGGTACTCCAGCTGCTGGTGCAGGTTGCGCACCACCGACATGTCCAGCACCGTCACCACCACGGCCTGCTGGTCGACCGGCAGCGGTGCGCAGGACAACGCCACGGGCAACAGCTCAGCGCCAGAGGTGCGCAGTTGGGCATCATGCACACGGAAGATCTGCCTGCCCAGGTAGGCCTGGTAGAAGCCCGAGTCCTCCCACGAGCTGGCATTGGCCAGTTGCACCAGATCGAGCAGGCGGGCGCCCTGCAGCTGTGCTACCGGCGTGGACAACAGGTTGGATATGGCCGGGTTGGCAAAGCTGATGATGCCCTGCGCATCCACCACCAGGATGCCCTCGGCGGCGTTTTCCAGGATCGACGCATTGAACGCCGTGGCCGCTTCCAGCTCGCGGGTCAGGCGTTGCAGCATGCGCCGGTTACGCTGCTGCTCGAGCAGGGCCTGGACCTTGGGCTTGAGGATCTGTGGGTCGAACGGCTTGAACATGTAGTCCACGGCGCCGCTGGCATAGCCTTTGAGCACGGCCGCTTCGGACTGTTCGTTGGCGGTGAGGAAGATGATCGGCGTCAGCCGGGTACGCTGGCTGCCGCGCATCAGCCGGGCGACTTCGAAGCCATCCATTTCCGGCATCTGTACATCCAGCAAGACCAGATCGACTTCATGTTCGAGCAATGCGTTCAAGGCTTCCATACCCGAACTTGCCGTTAACACCTGCCAATCCTGACGGGCCAGCAACGCCCGCATGCTGATGAGGTTCTCGGGGTAATCGTCTACCACCAGGAGAACCGAATTGCCATCCAGTGGCTGTGGTAGAGCGTGAGCGCCATCCATGCTGCTTCTCTATTATGTGACCGACTTCAAAATACACTTGGATCCATTAGTACTCTAGCTCTACGCGAATAACACGCAATGCAATCAGAACGCTATCAGGGACTTAACTGTACCGTAGCCGACTAACGGTCGGTTCGCCGTGGTTTATCCAGCGCCTGTGGGCCGAGCCTGTACGGCAGCAGCAATATTCTGAACGCGAAAAATGAAAAACCCGCATTTCTGCGGGTTTTTCGTGTTGCCAGTCGATCAGTTGACCTTGGCGGCCAGTTCGCCCTTGGCATAGCGCTGGAACATGCCTTCCAGGGAGATCGGCTTGATCTTCGAGGCATTGCCGGCGGTGCCGAAAGCTTCGTAGCGGGCGATGCACACGTCACGCATGGCCTTCACGGTCTCGGCGAAGAACTTGCGTGGGTCGAACTCGCTCGGGTGCATGGCCATGTGGCGGCGGATGGCACCGGTGGAAGCCAGACGCAGGTCAGTGTCGATGTTGACCTTGCGCACGCCGTACTTGATGCCTTCGACGATTTCCTCGACCGGCACACCATAGGTTTCCTTGATGTCGCCGCCGTACTGGTTGATGATCGCCAGCCACTCTTGCGGTACCGAGGACGAACCGTGCATCACCAGGTGGGTGTTGGGGATGCGCTTGTGGATTTCCTTGATGCGGTCGATCGCCAGCACGTCACCGGTTGGTGGCTTGGTGAATTTGTAGGCACCGTGGCTGGTACCGATGGCGATCGCCAGGGCGTCGACCTGGGTCTTCTTGACGAAGTCCGCAGCCTCTTCAGGGTCGGTCAGCATCTGGCTGTGGTCCAGCACGCCTTCGGCGCCGATGCCGTCTTCTTCACCGGCCATGCCGGTTTCCAGCGAACCCAGGCAGCCCAGCTCGCCTTCTACCGAAACGCCGCAGGCGTGAGCCATGGCCACGGTCTGCTGGGTAACCCGGACGTTGTACTCGTAGTCGGTCGGGGTCTTGCCGTCCTCACCCAGCGAGCCGTCCATCATCACCGAGCTGAAGCCCAGCTGGATCGAACGCTGGCAGACGTCAGGGCTGGTGCCGTGGTCCTGGTGCATGCACACCGGGATGTGCGGGAATTCTTCGATGGCAGCCAGGATCAGGTGACGCAGGAACGGCGCGCCGGCGTATTTGCGCGCACCGGCCGAAGCCTGGACGATCACCGGCGAGTCGGTCTTGTCGGCCGCTTCCATGATGGCGCGCATCTGCTCGAGGTTGTTGACGTTGAAAGCTGGTACGCCGTAACCGAACTCGGCGGCGTGGTCCAGCATCTGGCGCATGCTAATGAGTGCCATGGTGTATCTCTCTCCCGACAAGCGTCGTTTGTTTCGTGCAAGCCTGCCGCAGGGGCGGTTGCTGTTCAAGTAGTGTGGGCCACCCTCGCGGCCCGGCCAGTCACGGTGCCTTGCAGCCCCGCCCAATCAGATCGTTGGTCGCCACCCAATACACCAGGCCCTCTTCGCCCTTGGTATGGAAGGCCAGCATGCCATCGCTGTACAGCGCACCCGATGCACCGGGCTCGGCCTTGAGCCGGTAGACCTGGTCGCCGCCACCCAGGCGCACATCGACCTGGTCACGTTGCGCATCGGCGAAGCGCCACAGCACTTCAGCCTGGCTGTCGCAGACCCAACGGGTCCAGTCATCCGCCGGGGCGGGCTGCGCCGGCTGCAGCAGCGAGCATCCTGCCAGTGTCGCCAGGGCCGTCACGGCCAAAAGCGCTTTCATTCAGCTTCCTCGATTTGGGGCTACTGTGCAGCCCGCGAAGGGCCGCACAGCGGGCCCTACCTCAAGACCACAAATCAGCCTTCAGGTTGCCTGTTACCCGATCAAGGGCAACCCGGCGCCTTGCGCTGGTGGTCTTCGTCGTACTTTTCCAGGCCTTCCGGGCCCACGCGCTTGCTGATGACCGGCACGGTCTCGGCTTGCCACTCGGACTGGTAGCAGCCGCCCTTGGGCGGTTGCGCCGGGTCGCTGTCGGAGGCCGGGCTGCCGGCGCAGGCGCTCAGCAGGCCAGCCAGCATCATCACAGGCAATTGCTTGACCATCAGGCCACTCCCTTTGCCAAGCGCCGGCGTCATCAGGCCTTGGCCCGCTCTTCCAGAATTGCCACGGCCGGCAGGACCTTGCCCTCGACGAACTCGAGGAAGGCGCCCCCACCGGTAGAAATGTAGGAGATATCGGCGCCAACGCCATACTTGTCGATCGCCGCCAGGGTGTCACCGCCGCCAGCGATGGAGAATGCGGCGCTATCGGCGATGGCCTTGGCCAGCACCTTGGTGCCATTGCCGAACTGGTCGAACTCGAACACACCGACCGGGCCGTTCCACAGGATGGTTTTCGACGACTTCAGCAGCTCGGCGAAGTTGGCAGCGGTTTGCGGGCCGATGT is a window from the Pseudomonas anuradhapurensis genome containing:
- a CDS encoding winged helix-turn-helix domain-containing protein, translating into MEVSKTKSSFYRRLYVAWLIDSQTATSVPALMEATGMPRRTAQDTIAALADLDIVCEFEQQAGARNHAGHYRIHDWGAIDKQWIIRHLRQIREVLGYP
- a CDS encoding M48 family metallopeptidase, whose translation is MTVLRYLQAYPPHLQQQVRQMIDSDRLGEYLQRRYPDRHDVQSDKALYGYAQDLRQQYLRSAPNLDKVLFDNRLDLTHRALGLNTAVSRVQGGKLKAKKEIRIALLFKEAAPQFLRMIVVHELAHLRERDHNKAFYQLCQHMEPDYHQLEFDLRVYLTYRELPGNC
- a CDS encoding putative bifunctional diguanylate cyclase/phosphodiesterase → MDGAHALPQPLDGNSVLLVVDDYPENLISMRALLARQDWQVLTASSGMEALNALLEHEVDLVLLDVQMPEMDGFEVARLMRGSQRTRLTPIIFLTANEQSEAAVLKGYASGAVDYMFKPFDPQILKPKVQALLEQQRNRRMLQRLTRELEAATAFNASILENAAEGILVVDAQGIISFANPAISNLLSTPVAQLQGARLLDLVQLANASSWEDSGFYQAYLGRQIFRVHDAQLRTSGAELLPVALSCAPLPVDQQAVVVTVLDMSVVRNLHQQLEYQAVTDPLTGLLNRRGFYQAAEGALLRNERSDKSQALMYMDLDGFKRINDSLGHDAGDRVLRWVAEQLKDCLGSEALLARMGGDEFTALFDGLPYPEQAGRYAERLLERVSISHEVDGFDVCLGVSIGIATYPDCGANVEGLLRAADAAMYAAKQAGRQQYRFYDQELNGRARSRLMLEDSVRAAIEQQDFTLVYQPQVAFADGHLRGFEALLRWQHPSVGDVPPGLFIPLLEEARLINRLASWIYRQGAAQRQAWCQRFAADLVLGISLSRAQFVMPGLVEELQRVIQLYQLDPTQLEVEVAETSLMYNIDAAVKQIHRLRELGVRVALDDFGAGDCSLRMLRDLPIDTLKLDRHLVARLPDSAVDAALVRSVISLCADYRITVIAEGVETPVQAAWLKANGCQYVQGFLVAYPMTAADASSFPAIFSWPQP
- the fba gene encoding class II fructose-bisphosphate aldolase (catalyzes the reversible aldol condensation of dihydroxyacetonephosphate and glyceraldehyde 3-phosphate in the Calvin cycle, glycolysis, and/or gluconeogenesis) — its product is MALISMRQMLDHAAEFGYGVPAFNVNNLEQMRAIMEAADKTDSPVIVQASAGARKYAGAPFLRHLILAAIEEFPHIPVCMHQDHGTSPDVCQRSIQLGFSSVMMDGSLGEDGKTPTDYEYNVRVTQQTVAMAHACGVSVEGELGCLGSLETGMAGEEDGIGAEGVLDHSQMLTDPEEAADFVKKTQVDALAIAIGTSHGAYKFTKPPTGDVLAIDRIKEIHKRIPNTHLVMHGSSSVPQEWLAIINQYGGDIKETYGVPVEEIVEGIKYGVRKVNIDTDLRLASTGAIRRHMAMHPSEFDPRKFFAETVKAMRDVCIARYEAFGTAGNASKIKPISLEGMFQRYAKGELAAKVN
- a CDS encoding MliC family protein → MKALLAVTALATLAGCSLLQPAQPAPADDWTRWVCDSQAEVLWRFADAQRDQVDVRLGGGDQVYRLKAEPGASGALYSDGMLAFHTKGEEGLVYWVATNDLIGRGCKAP